DNA from Ptychodera flava strain L36383 chromosome 15, AS_Pfla_20210202, whole genome shotgun sequence:
CCAGATGAGCTCAGCATCTGGATTGATCCATCTGAAGTATCCTATCGCATTGGAGAAAAGGGGGCTGTGAAAGTATTGTATGTGGAAGACAAGGATGACACGCTGAATAGCCTAGACCAGTCAATAACCGAAGTAAAGAGTACCTTCAATCCAGAAGCAGACTCCTTCAGACCTATTGATTCTCTATCCTCCTCCCTCAGCAGCATGAGTCTCTCTCCGACCTCTCCTGTCCCACCAGGTTTCAAATCACCTTCACCAACCAGCATGTTTGGAAAAGTTAGTCCAAACCACGACAAAGCTCAACCAGTCACCTTTGATGCAGCAACCTTTGCGCAGACTAAATTTGGCTCCACCAAGATGAAGACTGCATCCAAGAAGATCAACTTACAGCGACTGTCACCGACTGAATTTACAAACTACATGAAACAACGTTCAGCATTAAATGGTATGTATGCTCAGAGACCCCGATCTCTTTCCCCAAATGCTAAAGAATTTTTGTATCCACAGCCAAAGATGGATAACATGGGTGTTTGGGGTGGAGATGCTGGCTTCTCTCTGCAGCCAACCAATGTAGGGTATGAACCCCTGCAAAATGCTAACAACAACAATGATGCTGCCAAAGCGTTGTTTGAAGGTTTAAATTTTAATGTGCCGTACACTGGCCAATACAACCAACAGTCTTTGGTTGTAGCAAATTGAACTGATAGAAATTTACAAAAGAGTACTTAATTATGCGTGTAACCGATGTTGTGTACGTCGTTCACAATGCATGAAGGTGAGCACAAAGTTCATCATGGATTGACGATAAGACTGATTACATGGTGTGTACCAGAAGTTGCGAAAGATgtttttgaagttttgataatcattctGATACTGCCCAAGGGTACTATTGATTTGTATACTTTGAAAGTAAACCTTTTGCGGGTATAAGTTTCCTATTTTCCAAGATgagatatttaatgaaatttcttgttagctttaatacagtaaaaaatttatCTTTGAGAGTATATATTGGTATCCTTTCTGTACTTGGGTATTAAAAAGCATTTTATCTTTTCTACTCAACATTGGCAATTCTATACTAAGAATAGATTGCTGTGCAAGCTTTTacttttgtaagaaaaaaagacaaaaaatatctatattaaGCCTAGACATGTGGAAATACTGTCCTAGTGATCTTATTTCCCCAAAGGAATATCAAAAACATCTTGTATTTTGTGTTATACTTCCAAAGAGTTTGCCACAATTCAAGAATTAATTCAGAGATACAGATACATAatctgaaatattaatttttctaCAGATTGTGCAATAAAAAGTTACACTCAcaagaaacaaatatatatatactattttAAGTTCCCAGTTTAGGTGGTGCATTGGTAATGTTTATATTGTTCCATATTTTTAAgtttgtattaaaaaaaattaaaaaaaaaatattgtgtcagtggcattattttataacattcaAAGAAGTTGGAATTTACTAAGGTAATGCAGCATCCTTGAAGAGTTAGCATATGTTTCTTGAAATGGTAATGGTGTAATTTGCTTCCTATCGTCCTCCGTGTGTTCTGGGGATGTGTTTGTGCATGCATGTTACCCAATCAGATGTAGATCACAAGAAATGTGTTGAACTATTCACCTTGAAAATCTTGGATCAGATTGCAACTTGTGATTACATAAAAAACTGACCCCTTTCCAATCAATTTGTTTAATTATGATGTACCTGAATGTTAATGAACTCTGGAGAAAGTTGTTTTTCAAACTAGCTTATTTGACTTGTTTGCCATTCATGTACCCAGGTGGGTGGGTTAATAACTGTTCAACCTCATGGGTGTGTAGAAGCTACATCATGTATTCACGCTGTGTGCAGAATGAGTTAAAAATATTGCGAGTGACGTATGACATTTGACAGTattattgataattttcaaCCAGGGTTAAAAGGCATGAATACCAGAATTGGATGTCGGCCAAATTTGTCTTCCCCCTCGTCCACTAAAAACTGGTACGCCCACTCGGATATAAATGGCGCATTTCAATGCAAGGTGACACTCCGGAGAGATTCTGCAGTTGCAGTTCTGTATAATGTTTCACATTAATGGAAGTGAAGCGGCCCCACTGCTGGGAAAGCTGTATCCAAACATCTAATTCAGCTAGAGTGAGTGTAAGTCAGTGATGTCAGAGAGGCATAAACATGCATGAAAGGCCTTGTGCGCTCAATGAGGTGCTGACGTCAGTAGAGCTAGTTAAAGCAGCCTATTATTGGAGCACTTCAAACCGATCTCCATAGATATGATTACGCACTGTGAAATCATGCCAGTCTTTTTTCCAGTGGTACTTGCATTTCTGTTCAATTGAACAAGCTGAAAATAATTACTGACTGACAAACTAGAACCACGCTCACAAAATCCCAATATTGTATTTGACCTGCTAAGAACCTCTGGAATCCTGCATGGCAATAGAATATTGAATGTTACAATCAAACAGACTAACACATATTGTGTGTAGCTGTAAAATCTTGCTATCAAATATGCCATAATATTATGCTCAACGGTGCaattggaataaataaaaataccaaCCATTCAAGTGGTGGCTAATtccaaatttattttgtgacgaactACAAGGCACTCTGCATTAtaatttttccaaatgagaaatttaattttttactcATAGGGAGCGTAAATGTCTGTGCTTTAATCTACGCCCATCTCCTGCAAGATTTTTCTAGTTGAACCACGGGTTTTGAATTATTCCAAAAATTCTTACTGTTGTAAATGTAGAAATTGCATGTAGGTCTGGGGAAAAGACATCTGCTCATATCATAGTTCAATCTTTCTTGCTCTGCTTCTGTACCCTAGAACAGCCAGTCTAACACTGACATTTCCAGTATTAGGGAAGGGCAAATGATATTTTTGTCATGCTCATTTGCACCATgcatgtcaacatttttaaacCTATCATCCCAAAATAATTCTATTCTAGTTCCAGCTGAGAAATTAGAATGCATGAAAGAGGTATTTTTAGCTTTGTAAAACACTTGCGGCGTGTCATCCTGCTCATCCAGTGAGCTTTTTAAAACCCAGATCAATATAATCTATATTGTATGATCGATTGAAGTCTTTTTCGCCGGCTGGATACAAATCAACCATGAGTCATTTTGTTTTAGGGATTCTTCGGAGACTGCAACTGTGGCATTTGCTGTCTTTCATTATTTATGTTCCGTTTAATAACCAAACTCTTGTGCTGTGTATCTTGTCTTTTAGTATGCCTCATTGCCTACGCTTGGAATCAATGTACCTAGGAATGTTGCAGATTATGTACTTCTTGGAgactagaaaaacaaaatattaatcgaTTCAGTGCTTCTTTGCTGtgcactgtttacatttgaaaattgtgaaaaattcttGTGTTTTACGGTTATTGACAAAAAGTGACATCAGAAAATGTTCAGAAAAAACTCTTGAGAGTTGTGTTAACCAACATGGTTTATTTTCCACCAGATAGTAAAATTATGCCATATCGAAATGGGACGCTTTATCCCCGTGTAACTTCTTTCCGCAATGCCCAATCATTTCCCCATATGGAAAGTTTGCAAGTGCAGTTTTGTCTCACAGCTGCATTGTGCTAGCATGACGGTGGTATTGATAGTGAATTTTGGGCCTGGATTGTCCGAAGACCAATGCATGCTGTTCTGCAGATAGTTAGCTTTCAAGGTCATAATTAAAATGCTGAATGTATTTGCTGTCATCTGGTGAATGAACCAGTATAAATAGACTACTGTAGTCCTTTTAGACTTAAGCCGATGTCAGCACAAGTAGGAAGTACACCATGTGCTGTCAACCTTTGCTTGACCATTAGCATTCTGGTATGGATCCAAAATTTAGAACTTATATGTCTATTTGCTGTCttttttatttgataataaTTCCAAACGTTAGTCTAGGATCTCTTCTTCGTTACTGTATACACTATGCTTCCACCAAAACCTATGCTGGAAGGCTAGGGTCTACCATAACCCAGGAGAGATCCCAGACTGTTCATTTATTAAAACTAGTTTATTTATATGGATATGCATTTCATGTATGGACGTGACCCTAGTGGTTACTCTAGATAGACAATATGTTTTCCATCGTTCCTCCCAAAAGTAGTCCTTCCACACTGTGAATTGCAAGTTGTATCTTAG
Protein-coding regions in this window:
- the LOC139151914 gene encoding protein Tob1-like — translated: MKVEIQVALNFVISYLYNKLPRRRVDIFADELEKGLIKRFEGHWYPQKPFKGSGYRCLRVSGQKLDPVFQKAATASGLNLDEIRGNMPDELSIWIDPSEVSYRIGEKGAVKVLYVEDKDDTLNSLDQSITEVKSTFNPEADSFRPIDSLSSSLSSMSLSPTSPVPPGFKSPSPTSMFGKVSPNHDKAQPVTFDAATFAQTKFGSTKMKTASKKINLQRLSPTEFTNYMKQRSALNGMYAQRPRSLSPNAKEFLYPQPKMDNMGVWGGDAGFSLQPTNVGYEPLQNANNNNDAAKALFEGLNFNVPYTGQYNQQSLVVAN